From Daucus carota subsp. sativus chromosome 6, DH1 v3.0, whole genome shotgun sequence, the proteins below share one genomic window:
- the LOC108225577 gene encoding L10-interacting MYB domain-containing protein, producing the protein MAGSFKWTEDLHALFVELCATEVFKGNQVGASLSKEAWARVRKELTAQKKVVCVHKQLKNHWEKMKDEYQTFKKLKFGESGLTWNESTKMIEAPELWWLQKIQVNPKFKKFRNKDLSLIMTYYETLFGNIVATGERARTADTYSAVNLETGVEFTDDAGDDGKEGIGDSEDNNMQLPPNLFPSTSLKFGKSRGSKRKRSGVEMICDCLDRLVAAMSSRSTQSTAAQLKAANDNAALKEAFDILNNMEQEQVIPGSDLYCFAAQVFMHDRHNRCFFLKAPSNDVRLQQLLYAFKAAGHNFGGQ; encoded by the exons ATGGCAGGATCATTCAAGTGGACAGAAGATTTACATGCACTCTTTGTTGAACTATGTGCTACTGAGGTGTTCAAGGGCAATCAGGTTGGGGCAAGTTTAAGCAAAGAAGCTTGGGCTAGGGTGCGTAAAGAACTTACCGCACAAAAGAAAGTGGTGTGCGTTCATAAGCAGCTTAAGAATCACTGGGAAAAAATGAAAGATGAATATCAAACTTTTAAGAAACTAAAATTTGGGGAGAGTGGCTTGACCTGGAATGAGAGTACAAAAATGATTGAGGCACCGGAATTATGGTGGCTACAAAAGATACAG GTGAAtcctaaattcaaaaaattcagGAACAAGGATCTGTCCCTTATCATGACTTATTACGAGACTTTGTTCGGTAACATTGTTGCTACTGGTGAAAGGGCAAGGACTGCAGACACGTACTCTGCAGTTAATCTTGAAACTGGTGTGGAGTTTACCGATGATGCAGGTGATGATGGAAAGGAAGGCATTGGTGATAGCGAGGACAATAACATGCAATTACCGCCTAATCTGTTTCCATCCACCTCACTCAAATTTGGTAAAAGTAGAGGTTCGAAGCGGAAGAGATCAGGGGTAGAAATGATATGCGATTGCTTAGACAGGCTAGTTGCTGCAATGTCTTCAAGAAGCACTCAGTCAACTGCTGCACAGCTGAAAGCGGCTAATGACAATGCTGCCTTAAAAGAGGCATTTGATATACTTAATAATATGGAGCAGGAGCAGGTTATTCCTGGCAGCGATTTATATTGTTTTGCGGCCCAAGTCTTTATGCATGACAGGCATAACAGGTGCTTCTTTCTAAAGGCACCCAGTAATGATGTTCGCCTTCAACAGCTACTCTATGCATTTAAAGCTGCAGGGCACAACTTTGGCGGCCAGTGA